Proteins encoded within one genomic window of Panicum virgatum strain AP13 chromosome 1N, P.virgatum_v5, whole genome shotgun sequence:
- the LOC120656937 gene encoding protein MODIFYING WALL LIGNIN-1-like translates to MEKGSRGMSCRAAICGIVALLSATAFSCSVAAEFRKVKVKDMKLDGSLCSLPRSSAFELGVAAIAFLLVAQLVGTSAAVTTAYAAKPKKSAAARGRVAFIALLALSWLSFAVAVILLATAASMNHGQRYGRGWMDGDCYVARNGVFGAAAALVVVTALTTLGLTFATEPTAAMAPAPAAPDACASRTHPEGAAADAEQPDGRSKQ, encoded by the exons ATGGAGAAGGGGAGCAGGGGTATGTCCTGCCGCGCCGCCATCTGCGGCATCGTCGCGCTCCTCAGCGCCACCGCCTTCTCCTgctccgtcgccgccgagtTCCGCAAAGTCAAG GTCAAGGACATGAAGCTGGACGGCAGCCTCTGCTCGCTGCCCAGGAGTTCCGCCTTCGAGCTGGGCGTGGCCGCCATCGCGTTCCTCCTCGTGGCGCAGCTCGTGggcaccagcgccgccgtgaCCACCGCGTACGCCGCCAAGCCCAagaagagcgccgccgccaggggccgCGTCGCGTTCATCGCCCTCCTGGCCCTCTCGTG GTTGAGCTTCGCGGTGGCAGTGATCCTCCTGGCGACCGCGGCGAGCATGAACCACGGGCAGCGGTACGGGCGCGGGTGGATGGACGGCGACTGCTACGTGGCCAGGAACGGCGTgttcggcgccgccgcggcgctggtCGTCGTCACGGCGCTCACCACCCTCGGCCTCACCTTCGCCACCGAACCGAccgcggccatggcgcccgCACCCGCGGCACCGGACGCATGCGCGAGCAGGACGCATCCCGAGGGCGCTGCAGCCGACGCCGAACAACCGGACGGGCGATCCAAGCAATGA